The Diaminobutyricimonas aerilata nucleotide sequence GACGGCTGCCCCGACTTGTCGTGGGTCCAGGGTCGCCGAGCGTCCCCTCCCCGGACCGGCCGGGAAGTTATCCACAGGCCGTCCACAGTGGGGATGGATTACACGGCTGTGATTCTGCCCCCGCTCGGGGGGTGGGCACTGCAGGTCAGCGCCACCTCGTGGTCATGAGGAATCCGATGAACATGATGCCGAAGCCGACCAGGATGTTCCACGGGCCGAGGCTCGGCACGGGCAGCTGGCTGTTGCTCAGGTAGAAGACGATGATCCAGACGAGCCCGAGCAGCATGAACCCGAACATGACGGGCTTGAACCACACCGGGTTGGGAGCGTCCTCAGCGGAGCGACCGTTCGAGTCGCCGGTGGGGCGGGGAGTGCTTCGGGCCATGCGGGCCAGTGTACCGGGAACGCCGTGGACACCGCCCGATACGAAGCATGTCCTCGTCACCGACCGTCCATCCGCGCCGCCTAGAATCGACGGCATGTCCGAGCAGTTGCGTCCGCGCGAGCGATCGGCCCGACGGCGGACGCGACCGCGTCAGCGGGTCTCGATCGTCGGCGTGCTCGGCGAGCTGCTCATCACCGCGGGTGTGTTCGTGATGCTGTTCCTCGGCTGGCAGCTGTGGTTGAACGACATCATCGTGGGCGACCAGCAGGAGCAGGCCGCACAGGAGCTCGTCGAGAGCTGGCCGCGAGCCGAAGGCGGCACGGCCGTGCCGCCCGCGGTGCAGCCCTCGGACGAGGCACCCGCGGTCGTCGCGGCGCCGGATGACGGCACCGCGTTCGCGACGCTCATCGTGCCGCGTCTCGGTGCGGACTACATGCGTCCGATCGCGCAGGGTGTGGGACACAACGTGCTGAACAGCACGCGACTCGGCATCGGCCACTACCCGTCGACGCAGATGCCCGGCGAGGTCGGCAACTTCGTGCTCGCCGCGCACCGCAAGGCGTACGGCGGCGGCTTCGAGAACATCAACTCGCTGCACGTGGGCGACCACATCTACGTCGCCACGCCGGAGGGCTGGTACCAGTACGCGTACCGCAGCAGCGAGTACGTGCGTCCGACCGGCGTCGGCGTGCTCGCCCCGGTGCCGCAGATGCCGGACGCGGCACCCACCGACCGCATCATCACGCTCACCACCTGCAACCCTCTGTTCTCCACGGCGGAGCGCATCGCGGCATACGGGGTGTTCGAGGGCTGGTATCCCGCGGCCGGCGGACCTCCCGAGGAGATCGCGGAGCTCGTGAACACGGCGGGAGGCGCCTGATGTACGCGGCCCTGTGGCGCATCCTGCCCGGACCCTGGTGGGTTCGGCTGTTCCTGCTGCTCGTGCTCGTGGCGCTCGTGCTCACGGCGTGCGTACTCTGGGTGTTCCCCTGGGTCAACGAGATCGTGGCCCCGACCGAAGCGACGGTGGAGTGATGGCCCGCATCCTCGTGATCGACAACTACGACAGCTTCGTCTACACGCTCAACGGCTACCTGCTGCAGCTCGGCGCGGAGACCGAGGTCGTACGCAACGACGCCTTCACCGCGGCCGACGCACCCTCGGTGGTCGGTGAGTACGACGCGGTGCTGCTCTCGCCCGGCCCCGGCGCTCCGGCGGATGCGGGCGTCTCGATCCGACTCGTGCACCACGCGCTCGAGGCGGACGTGCCGTTGCTCGGGGTGTGCCTCGGACACCAGGCGATCGCGGAGGCGCTCGGCGCCACGGTCACCCACGCCGAAGAGCTCATGCACGGTAAGACCTCGCGCATCGAACACGACGGCAGTGACTTCTACGACGGCGTGCCGCAGCCGTTCACGGCGACGCGGTACCACTCGCTCGCCGTCGTCGACTCGACCGTACCCGCCGAGCTCGTCGTCACGTCGCGCACGAGCGGCGGCGTCATCATGGGCGTGCGGCACGAATCGGCCGAGGTGTACGGCGTGCAGTTCCACCCGGAGTCCGTGCTCACCGAGGGCGGCTACCGGATGCTCGGCAACTGGCTCGCGCGAGTCGGGATGCCCGAGGCGGCGGAGAAGGCCAAGGGCCTGACCCCGCTCATGACGGGCGCCTGAGCGCCGCGCTACCCGCCGGTCGAGTAGGCGCGGCGGAGCCCGCCGTATCGAGACCTCGATGCGGGGACGCGGCCACGGGTGATTCTGAGGGAGATCTCGATACGAGCGCGGGGCGCCCTACTCGATCAGCGGATGGCGGGGGTCGCGGCGGAGCAGCGGGTCAGTCGGCGGAGCAGACCGTGATGGTGATGGGCGACTTCTGCGGGTGCTTGCCGGGCGGCAGCGACTGGGTGCTGACCGAACCTCCGGAGCATCCGGTGTCGACCTCGACCTCGACGACGAGCTGCAGCTGACTGAGCGCCGCGCTCGCGACATCCGAGGGCTGGTTCACGACATTCGGCACCTCGACCGTGCCACTGCTGACGAACAGGATGAACTCCTGCCCGGTCGGCGCGGTGGCGCCCTCCGGCTCGGTGCGGATGAGCGCCCCCTCGGGCACATCCGGCGAGTCGATCGTGCGCGTCTCGCCGACCTTGAACCCGGCATCGAGCAGGGCCTGGCTGGCCTGATCGGCCGGCAGTCCGGCGATGGCGGGCACCGGCTCCTGCTGCGGACCGGTCGAGACCCACACCTTGATGAGTTGCCCGGGGGTGACGCGCACCGATTCGTCCGACGGTGGATCGGTGCGGATGATCTGCCCGGACGGCACATCGCCGCTCGCCTCGGCGAACTGCTTCGGCTCCAGTTCGGCGTTGATGAGCGCCTCGGAGCCCTCCTCCCATGTCTGCCCGGTGACATCCGGCACGACGATCGAGGCCGAGGGCTCGAGTTGCGGTCCGCTGAGGTTGAACACCCAGAAGACGACGGCGACGACGACCATCGCCATCGTCAGCACACCGGCCCAGATCCACACCGCCGGCGGACGGGTCTGGGTGCGCACGATGCGGTCGTCTTCATCGACCGTGAGCTGCCGCACCGTCGCCTCGGCGCCGGAGACCCGGTTCGGGTTCACCCCGAAGAGGGTGGACTGGAAGTCGGTGTCGGTGGGCTCCGGCCGCTGGGGAACCTTGCCCTCGGCGGCGCTTTCGGCGTCGGTGCGGAACTCGGAGGCGTTCTGGTAGCGGTCGAAACGGTCCTTCGACAGCGCACGGAGCACGACCGCGTCGATCGCGGGTGAGACCTTCGGGTTGAACCGGCTCGGGGGCACGGGCGCTTCGCTCACGTGCTGGTAGGCGACGGCGACCGGGCTGTCGGCCTGGAACGGCGGACGACCGGTGAGCATCTCGAAGAGCACGACGCCGGCCGAGTACAGGTCGGTGCGCGCGTCGACGGGTTCGCCGCGGGCCTGCTCGGGCGAGAAGTACTGGGCGGTGCCGAGGATGGCGCTCGTCTGCGCGACGTTCGCGCTCGAGTCGGAGATGGCCCGGGCGATGCCGAAGTCCATCACCTTCACCTGGCCGGTGGGCGTCACCATGATGTTGCCCGGCTTGATGTCGCGGTGCACCACGCCGGCCCGGTGCGAGTACTCGAGGGCGGTGAGCACCCCGGCGATGATGCGGATGGCCTCGGCCGGGTCGAGCGGACCGTCCTCGATGATGTCGCGCAGCAGTCGGCCCTGCACGTGCTCCATCACGATGAACGGCAGCTGCAGCTCGTGCCCGTTCGCGTCGGTGATGGTCTCCTCGCCCGCGTCATAGACGCGCACGATCGTCGGATGCGCCATGCGGGCGGCGGCCTGCGCCTCCTGGCGGAAGCGCGTGCGGAACGCGGGATCGTTGGCGAGCGCTGGTCGCAGCAGCTTGATCGCGACGCGACGGCCGAGTCGTGCATCCGTGCCCGCGTGCACCTCGGCCATGCCACCCCGACCGAGCAGCTCGCCGATCTGGTAGCGCCCCGCGAGAGTGCGCACGGTCTCGGTCACGCCGTCGACCATGCGGTGCCTCCCGTAGCTGTGTAGTGCGCTGCCAGTGTAACCGCCGCGATCGACCCGAGCGGATCTCAGCAGTGCTTAGCCGTCGCCCTCGCCCTCGCCGGGGTCGACGGCCGGATTGCTGGTGATGACGGTCTCGTCGGAGGGGGCGGAGACGAGGTCACCGCAGTTCGCGACGTAGGTGATCGTCGTCTGCCCGCCCTCGACCGGCGGCGTGACCTGCATCGAGGTGACGCCCGCGCCGACGGGGTTGGGCTGGCTCGCGATGCCGTTGTTGACGGTGAAGGTGTAGCCGCTGAGGCTCGTGCCCGCGGGGCATCCGGCGTACTGCGGCCAGCTGATGTTCACGGGCACGCCGCCGGGCTTCGTCGGGCCGCCGGGCACGGTGACCGCGACGGGCGCGGCGGGAGTGGCGAGGGGTCCGTAGATCGTGCCGGTGATGGTGGTGCCCTCTTGCACGTTGCCGGTCGGGTTCACCGAGTACACGGTGCCCACCTGGTCCGCGCTCTCCGCGGCGTTGCCGGTCTGCACGTCGGCGACGAGCCCGAGGTTCGCGATCTCGGCGCGGAACTCCTCCTCGGTCATGCCGATGAACTGCGAGCCGTTGCCGAGCGGGACCGCCTCGGGCTCCGGCTCCGCCGACGGCGACGAGGGTGCCGGCGGCGTGCTCGGCGCGCTCGCGCTCGGCGAGCGCGAGGCGTCGCCTCCGCCGTCGCGGGCGTTGTTCTGCTGCACCACGAGGGCGATGATGCCGCCCACGACGATGATGGCGAGCAGCACGACGAGGGCGATGAGCGGCCACGTCCAGGCGCTGCGCTTGCGCGTCTCCGTCGGGGTGGTCTCGGCCGGCGGCTCGTCGAGCGGGGTCGCCGACAGCACGCGCGTCGCGCTCGTCATTCCACCGGGGATCGCGGTGGTCGCCGCGGTGGCGCCGCCGATGACGGCGGCGGCTCCGAGTACTGCCGGCACGCTCGCGGCGGCGCCGTTCACGTCTCCGCGACGCAGCGCCTGGGCCGCGCGCGCGAGATGCTGCGCCGAGGCGGGCCGTTCCTCCGGCCGCTTGGCGATGCACGAGAGCACGAGGTTTCGTACCGGCTCCGAGACGGTTGCGGGCAGGTCCGGCGGCGTCTCGTTGATCTGCGCCATCGCGATGGCGACCTGCGATTCGCCGGTGAACGGACGACGACCGGCGAGGGCTTCGTACGCGACGATGCCGAGCGAGTAGATGTCGGTGCTCGGCGAGGCGGGGTGTCCGCTCGCCTGCTCCGGCGAGAGGTACTGCACCGTGCCCATGACCTGACCGGTGGCGGTCAGCGGCACCTGGTCGGCGATGCGGGCGATGCCGAAGTCGGTGATCTTGACGCGACCGTCGGGGGTGATGAGCAGGTTGCCGGGCTTGATGTCGCGGTGCACGAGCCCGGCCGCGTGGGCGGCCTGCAGGGCGGATGCGGTCTGCGCGACGATGTCGAGCACGCGGTCGGTCGAGAGGATGCGCTCCCGCTCGAGTACCGCCGAGAGCGCCTCACCGGGCACGAGCTCCATGACGAGGAAGGCGCTGCCCTCCTCCTCGCCGTAGTCGAAGACGTTCGCGATGCCCTCGTGGTTCACCAGTGCGGCGTGACGTGCCTCCGAGCGGAACCGCTCGAGGAAGTTCGGGTCGCCGAGGTACTCGTCCTTGAGGATCTTGATCGCGACGGTACGGCCGATGACGAGGTCGGTGGCCTGCCACACCTCGCCCATGCCGCCGATCGCGACACGAGACGACAGTTGGTATCGACCACCGAAGGTGAGGCCGCTGGTGGGTCTCATCTGTTAAGCACCGCCTCTATGACTCTCTTGGCGATCGGCGCGGCGACCTGGTTTCCGAAGGCCGACTGCCCGCGCCCACCCCCGTTCTCGACTACCACCGCGATGGCGATCTCGGGGTCGGTCGCGGGGGCGAATCCGGTGAACCAGAGCGTGTACGGATCGTCAGCTCCGTTCTCCGCCGTTCCGGTCTTACCCGCCACGTCGACGCCACCAATTCTGGCATTGCTGGCCGCCCCGTTCGCGACGCTCGCGACCATCATTTGCGTAACTGTTGCCGCCGTCTGCTCCGAGATCGGGGTGTTGTACACGCTCGGCTGATGCGTCTGCAGCTCCGACAGGTCGGGGGCGATGACCTTCTCGACGAGGGTCGGCTCCATGAGCTTGCCCTTGTTGCCGATCGCGGCGCTCATGAGCGCGACCTGCAGGGGGGTGACCCGGTCGTCCTCCTGGCCGAACGAGGCGAGCATGAGCCGGTCTTCGCTGAGGTCGTTCGGGAACACGCTCGGGGTCACCGGCATCGGCACCTCGAAGCGGTGACCGAATCCGAAGGCCTCGGTGTACCGGTTCAGGGTGTCCTGTCCGATGGTGACGCCGAACTGCGCCATCGGGATGTTGCAGCTGAGGCGCAGCGCATCCGCGAGACTCACCGTCTCGCCCGGCCCGCACGCGCCGCCGTCGGCGTTGTGGATGTTCGTCGAGGTGCCCGGCAGTTGGAACGTCGCGGGGTTCTGCGCCTGGCTGTCGGGCGTGAGCGCTCCGCTGTCGATGCCGGCGGCGGCGAGCAGCGGCTTGAACGTCGAACCGGGGTGGTAGAGACCGCCGCCGATCGCGCGGTTCACGAGCGGGTTGTCGGCCGCCTCGTCGAGCGCCTTGTAGTTCGCGATGACCGCATCGGTGTCGTGGCCGGCGAGCAGGTTCGGGTCGTAGGTGGGCTTGGAGACCATGGCGATGATCTCGCCCGTCTTGGGGCGCACCGCGACGATCGCGCCGCGCTGATCCCCGAGGGCGTCCCACGCCGCCTGCTGGGCGACCGGGTCGATGGTGAGCTCGACGGAGGCGCCCTTCGGGTCCTGCCCGGTGATGATGCCGTTGATCTGGTCGAGGAACTGGCTGTTCGCCGTGCCGCTCAGCACGTCGTTGAGCTCGTCCTCGATGCCGGCGTTTCCCTGGTTGAGGGTGAAGTAGCCGGTGATGGGGGCGTACAGCTGCGCCGTCTCGGGCGGGTACACGCGTTGGAACTTGTACTCGTCGTCGACCGGCACCGACTGCGCGATCGGCTGACCGTCGACGAGGATCTGCCCGCGTTCGGCGGAATAGCTCTCGAAGAGGGTGCGCCGGTTGCGGTCGTCGGCGCGCAGCGAATCCGCCTGCACGACCTGGATGACACTCGTGGAGAGGAAGAGCGCGACGAACATGCCGAGCACGACCATGCTGACGCGCTTGAGTTCCTTGTTCATTCGATCACCGCCCGGGGTTGGTGGCGCACCGTGTCGGAGAGCCGCAGCAGCAGCGCCACGATGATCCAGTTCGCGACGAGGCTCGAGCCGCCCGCGGCGAGGAACGGGGTCGTGAGTCCGGTAAGCGGGATCACGCGGGTGACGCCGCCGATGACGACGAACACCTGCAGCGCGATCACGAACGACAGACCCACCGCGAGCAGCCGGCCGAAGTCGTCCTGCCCGTTGAACCCGATGCGGAACCCGCGGGCGACCAGCAGGAGGTACAGCGCGAGCAGCGCGAAGAGACCGATCAGACCGAGCTCTTCGCCGAGCGCGGTGACGATGTAGTCGCTCTCGGCGAGCGGGGTGAGGTCGGGTCGGCCCTCGCCGAGCCCGGTGCCGAGCAGGCCGCCGTCGGCCATGCCGAACAGGCCCTGCACGAGCTGGAAGCTGCCGCCGCGCGCGTCGTACAGCGCGGGGTCGAAGGGGTTGAGCCACGCGTTGACGCGGCCCTCGACGTAGTCGAGCGTGCGCGAGGCGATGAGGGCACCGCCGAAGAACAGCCCCAGGCCGAGCACGATCCAGCTGCCGCGGCCGGTGGCGGTGTAGATCATCACGAGGAACAGCCCGAAGTAGAGCAACGAGGTTCCGAGGTCGCGCTGCACGACGAGCACGACCATCGCGACGGCCCAGATGACGAGGATGGGGCCGAGATCGCGGGCACGCGGGAAGCGCATCCAGAGGATCTTGCGACCCATCATCGACAAGGACTCGCGGGCCGTCATGAGGTAGCCGGCGAAGAACACGGCCAGCGCGATCTTGGCGAGCTCGCCGGGCTGGAACGACGCGACGCCGAGGTTCACCCACAGGCGAGCACCGTTGATGGTCTGCCCGATCACCGGCAGCATCGGCAGCAGCAGCAGCGCGATGCCCGTGAACATGGCGATGTACCGGTAGCGGGCGAGCACGCGGTGGTTGCGGATGCCGAGCAGCACCGCTCCGGCGATCACCATCGCGATCGTCGTCCACACGATCTGCCGCACGCTGAACGACGCCCAGCCGGAGAAGCCCTCGGCGATGTCGAGCCGGTAGATCATCGCGATGCCGACCATGTTGAGCGTGAGCGCGATCGGCAGCACGAACGGGTCGGCGTCGCGCGCGGTGACCCGCAGCACGACGTGGATGATGAGGGCGAGCACCGCCGGCATCGAGGCGAGCACGACGATCGGGCTGTCGATCGCGTCGAGGGCCCCGAGCTGCACGAGCAGCATCGCCGAGACGCCGATGCCCGCGGCGAGCACGAGCAGTGCGAGCTCGAGGTTGCGCAGCTTCGCGGGTTCGCGCAGCTTCACGCGGATCGTCTCGGTGAGCGCCGGGCGCCCGCGCGGCGGCGTGCGCGCGTCGGAGGGGATGGGGCTGGTCGCGGTCACTCGGGCAGCCTCTCCACGATCTCGCGAGCCTCACGGAGGTTGTCGGCGTTGATCGTGCGTTCGATCTGCTCGCGGCTGAACGTGGGCAGGTCGTCGACTCGGATGTCGGTGACCTCGTGCACGCTCGAGAGCCCGATCGGGCCGATGGTCTGCTGCACGCCGCGGAAGATGGCGACCCGGCCGTCGGTCGCGCCGACGTAGTAGTGCGACTGGGTCCACTGGTATCCGGCGATCGCGGCGATTACGACGGCGATCGCGGCGAGGGCGATGAGCCCGAGCCAGGTGATGCGGCGGCGGCGTGCGCGGCGCTTGTCCTCCGCGATGAGCTCGGCGAGGTACTCGTCGGACTCGGGTTCGAAGTGGCTGTCCTCGGCCGTCGCCTTGAGCGGATGCAGCAGCAGGGTGGGCAGACGCAGCGAGCGGCGCGCGGGCTCGTTCTCGAACGAGAGCGGCGCGGCCGCGGATCCGACCATCACCGGAGGATCGGTGGCGGAGTCGCCCGACTCGTCGACATCGACGACGACGACGGTCACGTTGTCGGGGGCGCCGACGTCGAGGCTCTCCTTGATGAGCCGTTCGGCGGCGTGCGCGACGACGGGAGTGGAGGCGAGCACCGTGTGGATGCGCTCCTCGCTCACATAGCTGCTGAGCCCATCCGAGCACAGCAGCCAGCGGTCGCCGGGCCGCGTGTCGATCACCGTCGTGTCGATCTCCGGGGCCGCGTCGACGTCGCCGAGCACGCGCATGAGCACGGAGCGGCGCGGGTGCACCGCCGCCTCCTCGGGGGTGATGCGGCCGCTGTCGACGAGTCGTTGCACGAACGTGTGGTCGGCGGTGATCTGCTTGAGCTCGCCGTCGCGGAACAGGTAGATGCGCGAGTCGCCGATGTGGGCGAGGGCGAGCCGGTTGCCGACGCGCAGGATGCCGCTCACCGTCGTGCCCATGCCGGTGAGTTCCGGATGCTCGAACACCGTCTCGGCGAGCAGCTGGTTCGCCGCGATGAGTGCCGACTGCAGGGCGAACTCGGCGTCCGGTGCCGACGGGTACTCGTGGTCGATCTCGGAGATGCGCTTGATCGCGATCGCGGAGGCGACGTCGCCGCCGGCATGGCCGCCCATCCCGTCGGCGACGACGAAGAGGTGCCGGCCCGCGTATCCGGAGTCCTGGTTGTTGGACCGGATCTTCCCGACGTGGGAGGCGGCCGCGCTCTTGCCCGAGGTCGTCATGGCCCTACCGTCGGAGCTCGAAGCTCGTGGTACCGATCGTCACGGGAGTGTTGAAGGGGATCTTGGTCGGCACCGTCACCCGCTTGCCCTGCAGGAAGGTGCCGTTGGTCGAGTCGAGGTCCTGCACGACCCACTCGTCGTTCCAGAGCATGAGTCGGGCGTGGTGGGTGGAGGTGTAGTCGTCGCGGATCACGAGGCCCGACTCGCTCGAGCGGCCGATCGTGAGCTGTTCGCCCGGGAGGTCGATCTCGAGGCCCTGTTTCGGCCCCGACGTGATGACGAGGCGCGTGGCGCGACCGCCGCCGGTCGGCACCGGGGTGCTGGGGGAGCGCGGGGCGCTCTGCTGCTGCGAGATGCGCTCGGTCACGGTGGCGGCGCCGCCGACCGGGCTCTGCGGGAACTGCTGCACCTGCGGGCCCTGACCCTCGGGCATCCGACGCACCCGGGAGCCGAACAGGTCGGAGCGCAGTGCGTAGACGATGGCGAAGACGAAGACCCACAGCAGCGCGAGGAACCCGATGCGCAGCAGGAGCAGGGTCAGCTCGCTCGTGCCGTCACCCATCAACGCCCCCCGTCACGGGCGGGCCGGACGTCGGCGTACGGGTCGGAGGACTGGGCGAGCACTCGGAACACGATACGGGTGCGGCCGATGTCGATGACCGAATCCGGCGGGAGTGGCGCCTTCGTGACGGGTGCTCCGTTGAGCTTCGAGCCGTTCGTGGAGCCCAGGTCGTTGACCTGCGCCCGCTCGCCGTCCCAGATGATCTCGACGTGTTTGCGGGAGATGCCGGTGTCGTCGACGGTGATGTCGGCCTCGGATCCGCGGCCGATGACCGTGCGGGACCGGGTGATCGGGTGACGCTTGCCGGCGATGTCGAGCACGGGGGTCCAGGCGACCGAGCCCTTCACGTTCTCGGAGCTGACCTCGATCATCCCCTGGCTCAGGTGCGGGTGTTCGACCAGCTGGATCGAGATGCCGCCCGCGAACGAGTAGTGCTGGGCGGTCGCGTGGCGCTGCACGAGCTGCACGAGCTCGTCGTTGAGCGAGGGTCCGAGCTGCGACATCCGCTGGTAGTCGACGCTGCTGAGACCCACGGTGAAGCGGTTGGGCACGAGGATGCGGTCGCGCGAGACGACGGCGGCCTTCGTGTCGAGCTCGCGCCGCAGGGCGCTCGTGATCTCGAGAGGCTGGAGACCACTCTTGAAGGTCTTGGCGAACGCGCCGTTGACGGCACGTTCGAGACCCCGCTCGAAGTTGTCGAGAAGCCCCAAGGTTTCTCCCTCTCAGCCTGCTGAACTTCCGACATGTTAGCCGTGCGGCGTGCTGCCCCCCTGTTAAGCGGGATGAGCAGGGGTGCGGCGCTCGCCGCGGCGGGACGGCGCAGACCATCCACCGTTGACGAGTGCGGCGTCACGCGCCTAGGCTCGGACGCGGCCGTGAACGTTCACGGCCCACACGCTTCCGAGCCGAAGGAGTCCTCCGGATGACCGACGACAACGCCACCCCCGCCGCCTCGATGGGCTGGGCCGTTCTGGGCCCGGGCGGCATCGCCCGGCGCTTCGCCTCCCAGCTGCCCGCATCCGGCGGCCGCCTCGTGGCGGTCGGATCGAGCGACCGGGCGCGTGCCGCGGCGTTCGCGCAGGAGTTCGGCGCGGACGACGCCACCGTGGGCGACTACGCCGCCGCGCTCGCCGATCCCGCCGTCGAGGCGGTGTACGTCGCGACGGTGCACACGGGACACGCGCGACTGGTGCTGCAGGCGATCGAGGCGGGTAAGCACGTGCTGTGCGAGAAGCCGCTCGCGCCGAACGCGGGCACCGTGATGGCCATGGTCGACGCGGCCCGATCGGCCGGCGTCACGCTCGTCGAGGCGTACATGTACCGCTTCCACCCGCAGACCCGCCGCGTACTCGAGCTCGTGCGCGAGGGCGCGATCGGCGACCTGGTGCACATCGACGCCTCGTTCTCGTTCCACGCGCAGGGCGCGGAGGGACGGCTCTTCGATCCGGCGACGGCGGGTGGCGGCATCCTCGACGTCGGCGGCTACCCGATGTCGTTCGCGCGGGCCGTCGCGGGCGCGGCGGTCGGCAAGGGGTTCGTCGAGCCGACGGGCCTCACCGCCCGCGGCGCCCTCGCGAACGGCATCGACGAGTGGTCCGTGGCATCCGTCACCTTCGCCGGCGGGGTCACCGCGTCGCTGCGCACCGGTGTGCGGCTCGACGACCCGGCGACGGCGACCGTGTACGGCACGCGCGGCACCATCCGCCTCGACGACCCGTGGACGATCGCCGAGCGGTCGGAGCTGATCCTCTCGGTCGTCGGCGAGAGCCCGCAGACGATCACGTTCGGCGACGCGAAGCCGTATGCGCTCGAGGCGGCGGGTCTCGTCGACGCCGCCCGCGCCGGCACCGAACCGGTCGAGATGACCACCGACGACTCGCTCGGCAACGCCGTCGCGCTCGACCGGTGGCGCGCCGAGCTCGGACTCCGCTACCCCTTCGAGACCGAGGATGCCGACATCCCGACGGTGTCCGGGGCGCCGTTGCGCGTCGCCGCGGACGCGCCCATGCCGTACGGGCAGCTGCCCGGGCTCGACAAGAAGGTGTCGCGGCTCATCATGGGCGTCGACAACCAGCCGGATCTCGCGCATGCGTCGGCGTTGTTCGACGCGTTCTTCGAAGCGGGCGGCAACACGTTCGACACCGCCTACATCTACGGGGACGGCGAGCTGGAGGGCCGCCTGGGCACGTGGATCCAGAACCGCGGCGTGCGCGACGACGTCGTGGTGATCACGAAGGGCGCCCACACGCCGCACTGCGATCCGGAATCCCTCACCCGTCAGCTGCTGGAATCCCTCGAGCGGCAGGGCACCGATCACGCCGACATCTATCTGATGCACCGCGACAATCCCGAGGTGCCGGTCGGCGAGTTCGTCGACGTGCTCGACGAGCACGCCCGCGCCGGGCGCATCACGGTCTTCGGCGTCTCGAACTGGACGCCGGAACGGTTCGATGCGGCGAACGAGTACGCCGCCGCCAACGGGCGGCAGTCGTTCGCGGCGTTGAGCAACCACTTCGGTCTCGCCGAGGCGTACGACGTGCCGTGGGCCGGTTGCGAGCACGTGACCGACCGCGAGTCGAAGCGCTGGCTCGAGGAGCGCGACGTGCCGCTGCTGCCGTGGAGCTCGCAGGCGCGCGGGTTCTTCACCGGGCGGGCGCGACCGGATGACCGCAGCGACGCCGAACTCGTGCGCTGCTACTACAGC carries:
- a CDS encoding FtsW/RodA/SpoVE family cell cycle protein, translating into MTATSPIPSDARTPPRGRPALTETIRVKLREPAKLRNLELALLVLAAGIGVSAMLLVQLGALDAIDSPIVVLASMPAVLALIIHVVLRVTARDADPFVLPIALTLNMVGIAMIYRLDIAEGFSGWASFSVRQIVWTTIAMVIAGAVLLGIRNHRVLARYRYIAMFTGIALLLLPMLPVIGQTINGARLWVNLGVASFQPGELAKIALAVFFAGYLMTARESLSMMGRKILWMRFPRARDLGPILVIWAVAMVVLVVQRDLGTSLLYFGLFLVMIYTATGRGSWIVLGLGLFFGGALIASRTLDYVEGRVNAWLNPFDPALYDARGGSFQLVQGLFGMADGGLLGTGLGEGRPDLTPLAESDYIVTALGEELGLIGLFALLALYLLLVARGFRIGFNGQDDFGRLLAVGLSFVIALQVFVVIGGVTRVIPLTGLTTPFLAAGGSSLVANWIIVALLLRLSDTVRHQPRAVIE
- a CDS encoding PP2C family protein-serine/threonine phosphatase; protein product: MTTSGKSAAASHVGKIRSNNQDSGYAGRHLFVVADGMGGHAGGDVASAIAIKRISEIDHEYPSAPDAEFALQSALIAANQLLAETVFEHPELTGMGTTVSGILRVGNRLALAHIGDSRIYLFRDGELKQITADHTFVQRLVDSGRITPEEAAVHPRRSVLMRVLGDVDAAPEIDTTVIDTRPGDRWLLCSDGLSSYVSEERIHTVLASTPVVAHAAERLIKESLDVGAPDNVTVVVVDVDESGDSATDPPVMVGSAAAPLSFENEPARRSLRLPTLLLHPLKATAEDSHFEPESDEYLAELIAEDKRRARRRRITWLGLIALAAIAVVIAAIAGYQWTQSHYYVGATDGRVAIFRGVQQTIGPIGLSSVHEVTDIRVDDLPTFSREQIERTINADNLREAREIVERLPE
- a CDS encoding FhaA domain-containing protein, yielding MGLLDNFERGLERAVNGAFAKTFKSGLQPLEITSALRRELDTKAAVVSRDRILVPNRFTVGLSSVDYQRMSQLGPSLNDELVQLVQRHATAQHYSFAGGISIQLVEHPHLSQGMIEVSSENVKGSVAWTPVLDIAGKRHPITRSRTVIGRGSEADITVDDTGISRKHVEIIWDGERAQVNDLGSTNGSKLNGAPVTKAPLPPDSVIDIGRTRIVFRVLAQSSDPYADVRPARDGGR
- a CDS encoding aldo/keto reductase; translation: MTDDNATPAASMGWAVLGPGGIARRFASQLPASGGRLVAVGSSDRARAAAFAQEFGADDATVGDYAAALADPAVEAVYVATVHTGHARLVLQAIEAGKHVLCEKPLAPNAGTVMAMVDAARSAGVTLVEAYMYRFHPQTRRVLELVREGAIGDLVHIDASFSFHAQGAEGRLFDPATAGGGILDVGGYPMSFARAVAGAAVGKGFVEPTGLTARGALANGIDEWSVASVTFAGGVTASLRTGVRLDDPATATVYGTRGTIRLDDPWTIAERSELILSVVGESPQTITFGDAKPYALEAAGLVDAARAGTEPVEMTTDDSLGNAVALDRWRAELGLRYPFETEDADIPTVSGAPLRVAADAPMPYGQLPGLDKKVSRLIMGVDNQPDLAHASALFDAFFEAGGNTFDTAYIYGDGELEGRLGTWIQNRGVRDDVVVITKGAHTPHCDPESLTRQLLESLERQGTDHADIYLMHRDNPEVPVGEFVDVLDEHARAGRITVFGVSNWTPERFDAANEYAAANGRQSFAALSNHFGLAEAYDVPWAGCEHVTDRESKRWLEERDVPLLPWSSQARGFFTGRARPDDRSDAELVRCYYSDENFERLRRAETVGAEFGVAPTAVALAYVLHQPFPTFPLFGPRSIAEMRSSMAGLGVELTPQQVAWLDLRTE
- a CDS encoding FHA domain-containing protein FhaB/FipA, with the protein product MGDGTSELTLLLLRIGFLALLWVFVFAIVYALRSDLFGSRVRRMPEGQGPQVQQFPQSPVGGAATVTERISQQQSAPRSPSTPVPTGGGRATRLVITSGPKQGLEIDLPGEQLTIGRSSESGLVIRDDYTSTHHARLMLWNDEWVVQDLDSTNGTFLQGKRVTVPTKIPFNTPVTIGTTSFELRR